In Ursus arctos isolate Adak ecotype North America unplaced genomic scaffold, UrsArc2.0 scaffold_2, whole genome shotgun sequence, the genomic stretch gaacacaagcagggggagtgggagaggaagaagcaggctcctagcacaggagcccgatgtggggctcgatcccagaacgctgggatcacgccctgagccaaaggcagacgcttaacgactgcgccactcaggcgcctctaCTGCATGTTTACTAATCATTACTCATTAATTCTTCCCAATGATAGcagaaaaaaccaaaatagtaagaaaacaggagaataaAGGAAATGCTTAGGATGATGatgtaagaatgaaataaatcatcTTTCTTCACTAGTCTCCAAGTATTAAATTCACAGACCAGAGTTTTGCATCATCTTCAAGAAGGTATAAGACTGTTGATGCCTGCTTTTAGCTTTCATCGAGCATAGCTGTGaattcagaattttttgttttccaccccatcagcaaagagaagaaaatttacaGCTGAAAACACTTCACTATTACTAGATGAGTAAGAAGATGACATGAAGAGACAGAGCAGTGAATTTCTCATGATAATGATGAAACTGAACCCAAAGGGTAAATCTTCGAAGGAGTCTACAAATAATATCAGAGGTAAATTTTCTCAAACATAAGAATCAATCATACACACttcatttctaatttcaaaaaggaaatatgaCATTCTCATCCACTGACTTATTCAACAGGAAGGACTTCATCAGGCAAGATTTTGCAACAAGATTCTGGACTATCCCATTTTTCAAAAGggacagttttcatttttctaaagggAAAACAGACAGTACTGTGTGAcagtattctttcattttttacaatttttctatTATCAAAATGTACTTGATATAAAGAGGTTTAGTTCTTATTAAAACTTCcttgagaattatttttattatcctttgATTCTTCTGTAAATTATTcacaaaataacatatataatatatataattaaataatacgataatataataataaaagaaaatagtaaatatatatataaaataaaggatCCCTTGGGCCCAGATGGTAAACAGCGAAAACTATTTTTTCTGGTACACTGAGGGTTTAATGAATTCCTACAAGTAAAGCACTTGTACACTTGCTGACACCCAGTAAACACTATTAAGTTAACAGTTGCTGCTGTTCCCACTTTTTATTATATCGCAGtgaaaggaaaactggaaaaggtCAGAGCGGTCAGGGCATGTGAAATGGAAGACCTGACCCCCAAGGGGAGAACAGAAGAAAGCCTGGGGCCGAACCTGGAACACAGGTTCATGATACCTTCTCCATAATTCTGAAATCCCGAAGCTCTAAATACCAAAGGACTTCCTCTCATTAAATTAGTCGCTGAACTAATTTGACAGCAAAACCTGACTAGAACTGATGGGAAACtaattgaagtttttatttaatccGCTTACTGTACAGCTGCATACATTTCACTGCCGAAATATTAATGTGTGTCACTGTGGAGTCCCACCTCAAATCCTGTTGGTACTGTAATATACGGTATATAAATCATATTCCCTTAATAAATCCAAAAATTTCcaaatcctaaaatatatctGATAGCGAGAGTTTGTACTGtaatatatggtatataaatCATATTCCCTTAATAAATCCGAAAATTCCGAATCCTAAAATATATTGATAGCGAGAGTTTGTGATTAGGGTTAGAGACCTGTGGACATTTACCACCATAAATAAGATACTCAGCAGttcacttttcttccttcatgTGTCTAATACAAGTTAATAAGATTGAGAggggggcaggaaaggagagagaggagagaacagtCGCTCTAAAGGTCATTGTGAGGCACTGCTTGAAATAAGATTTCAAGGTGAGTGACTGAGCAGCCAAAAACGAATGCAGTCGGGAACTGGTGAGCTGTTCTTACATAAGCAGGAGGACAAAATATGAGATGGAGCCGGAAAACTGTCGTAAAACAAGTACGACACTTTCGTAAAGGACTTCTGTAGCTCTTCCGACAGTCCCTGCACTTAGAGCTGTCATCATCATGACAGCTCTTGAACGGAACTACGGTACACTGCCTAGCCATCCTACAAGCTGACCTCTCTCTCAATGCCAGAGACTCGATGCCAGGTCCCCAGCCCTTCCCAAGCTCCCGATCCTGCTGACTGCAGAGAGGCTGCCCAGCCCGAAGTCCCTCTCACACAGATACCGCTTACCCACGTGGCCAGGGCACCCACTTCTAGCCACATCTGTTCCACTGAATCACACGTCCTCACCATTTTCCTCCAGGAGATGAGGCTTCTGTGGCTCCTGTTCAGACTGGGGGTCCACAGACAGGAGCTGGTGGCTGAGGGACTCCTGCACAGCTCCAGGTGGCACCATCTTCGGAGGAAGCACTTCAGGACACACCACGATCTGACAAGCACAACCACACCGATCAACACGTTGCAGAGAGGGCTGTGGAAAAATCCAGTAAATCCCCATTCttcttccattcattcttttGCCAAATATTTAATGTGCATCTACAACGAGCCAACTGACTATACAGTGGCTTAATAAACACGGTTTATTTCTAGGTGAAGACGACTTCCATTAAACATAtccacacacaaataaatacataattacaaaCTGTTATATgttagaaaggagaagaaagtagTGCCTTAAGACAGAACAGATGAGACCTACTTTAGAGAGGGTGGCCAAGGAAGGCTTTTCTGAGGAAGTGTCACTTTAAGTAAACACCTAAAGGGCAAAAGAAGCCCACCAGGGGAAAAGTCAGAAGTGTCCCAGGTAGAGAGAACAATATAAGCAAAGACTCTCAGGCAGAAAATAGGTGTCTGGTACAGTTGAGGAACCGTAAGAAAGTCAGGGTGGGTCAAGTTTAGTGAAGGGGGAAAGAAGTGAAAAGGGAGGTGGCAGAGGTCAATACAAGACACAGGAAGCCACACTCGGTTCCTTAGCGGACCCCATTCAAGAAGGACAGACCAACACCAAGACCAGAGCTACTTCCTGTCCAACCTGCTAAGTACTCCATCTTTCTCTTCTGGGCTCTCGGTCAACCCTAGGGGACACACAGTTACTCTGCCACAACCGGTCTCCACAATCTGTCTTTTCCAGAAAGTACTAGCTCAGCAGCATCCTAGCATATAATAAGATCCTGCACTGAGAGAGAATTGCcatccccctcttcccttccGTTATGTTTCAAAGCACTTTAAACTTTAACCTTCTTAGCACTGGCAGAATGTGGTACAGGAGTTACGTTAACAGGTGGCTGCAAAACAGTTGTGGCAAAGATCATTTGGCATGGAAGTTTGTGAGTCCTTGTGGACCCGCTCAGGATAAGAGTTAAGATGATGCCAAGTATGTCAAAGGGCACGTTGGCAACGAAGAAGCAAAGCAGCCCTTGAGGTCCCCTGACACTAGGACAGAGAAACCAAGGAGGGGGTAAAGGATAAAGACTGGGAAAAGGCCTGCCAGAGACAAGAACTTCCTGGAGATAAAGCTGAGCAATGTCGGGGATGTAgatggcaggcagagagaaaggccAACAAAGTGAGCTGCAGACGCCCTTAAGAAAATCCCCTCTATGGACCTCAAATCCCTGACTACCACTAAGCAATTACTTTTCTGTGTCCCTTCCAAACATGGGCTGCCTATCACAACGAGAGAGGTAAATGTACATAGCGGCTGTAAATCCTGTTTCaaaaatcctttttgtttttaactgtacttttgaatatttattactataaaaaaaggaaaagtttgttCATTAAGGTCACAAATTaggcttaaaaaagaaatagcaagacGTCACCATGAACCTTTACTTTCTGTCCTGATGGAGGCAATAAAAGGTTCAGACATTGCCATCTGGAGGACAATCATTCGGTATATCCAAGGGTCTGGCTGAGGGTTGGTAGGAATTCCCTCTGCTGCCCACTTGCCTCATGGAGTGAATTAAAGCAGCTGAAGAGCCTGAGGATGTTCTGGAAGGTTGAAGTACCCCCTATCCAGAGATGAATAATGAGACTATCACCTTACAATGAAGTGCAATGGCTTTCAAGAATCaaggaagggcgcctgggtggctcagtcggttaaacggctgactggctcagatcatgatctcagggtcctgagatcgagccctgtgtcaggctccctgctcagcggggagtttgcttgtcccttctcctccccctgctcatgctctctctcaaacaaatagaatctttaaaaaaagagagagaggatgagggaAATTCTCCAACTAGCTTCAAATTCTTGTGACCTAAGGTCtcatgatttttgtttctttgctcaaaaaaaaaattaaattaaattaaagcgTAACAGAGTGTGACCCTAGCAACAAGAAGTAGAGGGTCAGAGTATAAATGAGTAAGGAAAgacaagaagatgtaacaacaTAAATCTGGGAGAAAAAAGTTATAACCATATCAAACACcatgcaccaaaaaaaaaaataaaaaaataaaagtaaaaaaactgAGAAGCAACTAGTAGAAAATTTTCTTATAATATTGTAGTCGAGAAGGCCTTTCTAAGTATGGCACAAAACCCAGACACCATAAATTAAAAGCTATAAACagactacataaaaattaaaaaccctgcAAAACAAAAATCTCCGTAAGTATAGACAAACaacaaagtggaaaaataaacttGCGACTCAGATGACAGACACAATGCTTACTtttttcaaatagataaataatgtCAACAGATGATTCACAAAAAAGGGTACACAcatagggcgcctggctggctcagtcagtggagcatgtgactcttgatctcagcgttgtgagttcaagccccacaaagGGTGTAGAACTAACTTTaagagaaaagggggggggcgcctgggtggctcagtcgttaagcgtctgcctttggctcagggcgtgatcccggcgttatgggatcgagccccacatcaggctcctccactgggagcctgcttcttcctctcctactccccctgcttatgttccctctctcgctggctgtctctctctgtcaaataaataaataaaatcttaaaaaaataataataaaagaaaaggggggggtaCACACATAGCCCTTTAAAATACATACTGTGGTCAAACTCACTCATAATATGAGAAATGCATCCTAAAATTGCACAGAAATGGAATATCGCATCTTTCAGATTAGCAATAACAAAAAGTTGGATAATATCACATTAACAGGCTGTGAGCAAAAAATTTCTCTCGAACCCTACAGTAGGGAGTAAAAACTGGTAGAAGTTCTACCGAGGGCAATTTGCCAACAGCTgtcaaaattacaaatgtataTGGCCTGAGCCAACAATCTGACTTCTCCTAAGCATTTAGTCTATAATTAATGACGTATGTAAAAGACAGTCATTGCAGCAAAGTTTGTTATAGTAAAAGTTCTGAAGCAATCTAAAGGAATGACTTAAACGGCCTTCAACAGGAGTTAAATTCCACACAATGGGATATAACACAGTTGCAGAGAGTGGGGCAATGTTGCTTGCACGGACATGGAACAAagcaaaatgtaagaaaaaagcaaaaggcagaagtgcacagtgatttaaaaacatttgtgttttcttaaaacCATGTTATCTACACGTGTGCTTATATATACAGAAGAAAGTCTATCTCTGTAAGGATACACAGGTATCAGGTGACAGCGGCTGCATCTGAAGAGAACTAGGCAGTCGGGGAGTTAGGGGCGGGAGGAAACTTACTTTTCATAACAACCTTATGcaccttttgaattttgtatcatGTCATTCAAAAAATAGatacagtaattttaaaaataaataaaatcgctGACTGTCTTCTCCAGGTTAACACACTGGATACTGCTTCTCTTTGCTGGAATGGCAGGAAATCTCCACAGTGTACCTAATCCCAGGAGAACAAAAGAATATGGATGAAGCACCAGAGCGCGAAGGATCTCACCCCTGCTCCACAGCACCtaactctcttcctctccttcctcattgCTCCAATGTCCCCCCTTTCGCTCACCTGCTGTCTGCGTTCCTCTAGTTCTCTCTGTATATTTTCTACCACAGCCACAGCCTCTTCTCCACTTTCCGGGTGATGTTCTCTCACCCAGGTCTGGAACTCTTCAGGGAGGATGGTCAGGAACTGCTCCAGCACCAGCAGCTCCAGGATCTGCTCCTTGGTGTGCAGCTCAGGCCTCAGCCACTCGCAGCAGAGCACCCGGAGCTGGCTCAGGGCCTCCCGGGGGCCTGAGGCCTCATGGTACTGGAAGTGCCTGAAGCGCTGGTAAAAAGTCTCGAACACTGGAGGATTGTACTCCTGCATCCACGTGCAGTCTTCTTCTTCCACCTTCACTATTAGAAGGTCTTCTTGCTCCTGTGAAGTCTCAGCTGGAGGGTCTAAGTCTATAACTTCCCCAGACTCTGTCATTATCATTCCAACTCAGAGGGATGTCTCCAGGTTAGCTGCGTTACACAGATCAAATCTGTTTTCTGCTCTTTAAGATCTTCTGAAGGACACTTCCATTAGTGTGCAACCTACTGATATATTGGAAATCGTTATCAGCAAAGAGATGACAAAGAGGTCATTGATACTAAAGATGACCACTCGACAGtgcaatttcctttaaaatatagaCTACAAGACAGCCGTCACTCCGCCCATAAAATTACTACtaatagagaacatttccaacatttaaaaaatgtaaagagcAATAAAAATCTGACATTAGGCCTAACAGAATACGATTCTAACGGTGAAGAACATTACATTTCATCTAAATAATAGGACAAGACTTACTAACCAGTTCAGACGcagtctctgcttttctctaccACAAGCCAAACTTATGTCAAAACAGGGGTCAAAAACATTACAATGGTCAAAACGGGTCCTGTCCTTCATGCCACAAGAGCATGACAGACCAAGAGGAGACTTCATTGGTCCCGAAGAGAAGCACAGTTACAAGAACAGATTTGGACCTGGATTCTTCAGAATCGCCCCTGACCCCATAGTCACGGAAACCGGGCGGGTCAAGGTTAGAGACAGGACCCCCGTCTGGACGCAGAGCCCATCCCCTTTCCTCCAGGAACCAGTCCCGGGGAGCTCTCCTGAAGACCACGCTCCCGCGGCCACGCTTGGGAAGACAGGTTTCTTCCCACAAACGGAGAGAAAACCGAAGCCGACACTCGCAACACTTCCTCGCCGGAAGTAAGCAAGTCCAAGCTTTCCCTGTCCAACGGGGTCGAGCCATCAATCCCACCGCCGAGAGCACTTCCGAGTCCTCTCTAGGAATCCCGGAGGTCCTCGCCTCGCAGCGGGCGGGAGCGGCCCGCCCCAGACCCCGCCCCGGAGGGCTTGGGCCAATCGGCGGGGAGTTGGGGCGCCTCCGGGACGCGGCCGTTCCCCGCCCACCGAGCCACAGGTTCAGCGCCACTGGAGTGGGGGAAGAAACGGAGTCCGCTTCTTCCCACCCGAGCCCAAAGCCATTTAAACAGCCCGGGCTCCTCCTCTTTCCTTGGAGTGGGGGCAAGGGACCGGGCCTTAGCTGTCGGGAGTGGTTGCTAAGGCAACAGTTGCTACTGTGTGATTGGCCGTGGAACTTGCGCTCCCCCACCCCTAACACTCTGCGCCCCACTTCGAAATAGGTTCGCCCGTTCCTGAGAGGCCGCAAccctaatttctctttaattttaaatccTTCGTTTTCTTCACCTGAATCCTCGCCCCTCCCCGCACTCCGTCTGCAGACACACCCACCTCTTCACCGCCGCCTTGCTCACGGGGCCGAAATCTCCGACGTCAGACGCAGAGTCTCAGGAGCCTACAACTCCCAGGAAGCCCCGCGCGGGTCACGCCCACTAGCCAATAGGGCCGCGAGTTCCTTTGCACCCCCGGTCTCGAGGGCCTATCAGAATGCGGGAGGGCAGGGAGGCGTTTCCTCGAGCGCCTCCGCCGGGAAGGCAGATGGTGGCGGAGAGTGTTGCTCTCCAGGCTGGGGAGAGTGGAGTTGGGACTTCTGCGTTCCTGCGAAGACGAGGACTTGTCTATGCAGGGCTTCTCTAGCCAAAAGGATGCCCTTCTTAATAACCCCTCGTTGTGTTTGTGTTTACAAACGCCTAAATTGACACTGCGGTATGTCTGGTGGATTGTAGGATTAGTGTGGtttcactttttacttttatttagctTAGGCTCACTTTTCAACACTGAGCCTTTGGTACTTTCAAAATTATCTTGGTGTACGGTGTGAAGTATAGATCTTTCCGAATCGCTACCCGGTTGTCTCAACATTTATGAGAAAGTCTGTCTTTACCTTCCATTGATTTGTGATGCTGCTTTTATCATACGCTAAATCCTCGTGTTTTGTGGTCTGTTTctagattttctgttctgttacaTTGACCTATCCCTGTGATAGTAGActgttttaatttattgaggattAACAATTGGTTttaatatctcttttttaaatagagagcacaagcagggggagggtcagaggaagagggagaagtaggcttctggctgatcagggagcccgatgtggggctcaatcccaggaccctaagatcatgacctgagctgaaggcagccgcttaacccactgagccacccaggcacccctggttttaATATCTCTTAGGGCAAATGCCCCCagttgtgtttcttctgtatttttgctTAAGTTCTTTTCCAAATTTAACTTTAGATTCAGTTTTTCTAGTTCCAGAGAGAAGTCTCTGTTggaatcatttttaatttatattcacttAGGGAGAATTGACTTTCTTACAAAGTTGATTTTCCTATCCAAGAACATGGTATGTTTTTCCCTTTGTGGAAAAAAAGCCTAATTTTGGATCCTTCCggagtgttttaaagttttcttcatatattttgcacCTACTTGTTATgttcattcctaagtattttatcttttttattaatattgtgAACTGGGTTgctctgtttttaaaagtatgtctGTTAGTTTTTGTTACATAACAAACCACACCAAACTTAGCAACCTAAAAAAGCAACCACTTATTTTGCTTATGACTCTGTGGGCTGGCGATTTGGTCCAGGCTTGGCTGGGTGACTTTTCTGCAGGGCTCCTTTTTTCTGTGGTCAGCTGCTAGTGAGATAAGTACTTCTCCCTCTGGGGATTGGCCGATTGTCAGTTGGAGTGCTAGGAGGCATATGGGCCACACGTTCCCCATCACCCAGCTGCCTAGCTCAGACTTGTTCACTTGGTGGTGGCAGGTTACAAAAGCAAGAGACCAGAAGTTTCAAAGATTCTTGATCCCAACGCTTGAAACTCAgtgtcacttctgccacattctgttggtcAGATCAAGCCACAAGACCAGCCCAAATTTAAAGGGTGGGGAAATAGACTCCACTTCTAGAAGGGAGGAACAGCAAAGTGTATTACTATACTTTTTGTTTTACGTTTTTGGCCTTTTTTGCAGTATACCACAATAATATACtctcaagaggaaagaaaaggatgatGATCCAGTTAGTACTGgaaatctctttttcttcctccacagAATTAGCTTTTTTGAATTGTGCTTTGGTACTCGACATCAGCTAACATTGAAAGGGCATTAAAATccactaattttatttattaagagatCTTAAGATACTGTCCGCTATGTCATACAGTGTCCTTTTCCTGGGCAGTCATGGGAAATTTCTCTTCCTACTTGGTATCAAGAATAGCTGGATTTTCCCTAAGTTACTATTAAGAGTTTGCTTTTATCCAAGACACACTGCATATCATGTAACTGATCTTGTTTTCCTCTTGCATTGACTGCTGACGCTTTTCAGAGCCAAATTGTGAGCTATCTTTTGCCAGTACATAGGAGCTTACAGTAGGCAACTTGTAATCTCATTTTATCCCTGGCCCCGTTTATCCTTGCcccacttttaaattattttcccaatcattttttaaaggtgAGACAGTATATCATGATTAGAGCCCATAGTCACACAACCCAGAGGCAGGAGCTGGTAGAACCTGACTGATAATCAGCTGGTGAGCAGACCACCTGATGGGAGGGGGATGTAATGCTTGTATTGCCCTCACAGTACTTGCTATTCACTTCCAGATTCCATAATTAGTTATATAAATGGATATTTTCTGAAGCTAGGTTTGCCTGTACTTAGGAATTTGCATTCTGTCCTTAATTTCTTTGTCCATCCTTGGCCACCTGGCCCTAGTGGAAGTCTTGTCCCGTAATACTGGGAAAAGAACTTTTGACATCCTGCCAGATTGTGGTAACAATCCCACACAGATGAATAAGTAGACTTATACAAAGCTTCTGCCTTCCAGAGACTTTCAGACCATTTGGAGAGATCAGATATAAACGTGGCACCAGTTATGTCATTAAGTTATTGTATATTGCTCCAAATTTCTAGAATGACAATCCTGAGCCTTGAGAATAATGAAGTTGTTTCTCTAGAAGTGGATTTGTCATAAAGATATATCCCGAAAAATCTGCCTtcacctccttcctgccctgtTAATGTCTAACCAAAACAGATCACAGACTAGTACAGCCACTTAGCTGCTGAAGCATGAAATATGGGTTGACTCCCTGTGCTTTTGCACAACTTTTGGATAAATCATTAGTTtgtaatttaaactttttttttaaagattttatttatttatttcacacagagagagacagccagcaagagagggaacacaagcagggggagtgggagaggaagaagcaggctcccagcagaggagcctgatgcagggctcgatcacagaacgccgggatcacgccctgagccaaaggcagatgcttaactactgagccacccaggcaccccatgtaatTTAAACTTTAGTCCATAGAGTTGTCATATGGAATTCTGACCTTGTCTGGGACTTCGTATTCACAAATCAGGATATTAATTGTACTTATTTaaatagatgaatttttaaaatgaatttaccaCAGCATATGACTTGGATAATTCTTCACTTGTTAAACAAATTATGCAGATGATTTAATGTAAATGTTAAGCTAATatacagtatttttcatttcatctgcATGATTTGTTTTCTGAACATTGTTGAAGTATAAATGGATATGAAACATGTAAAACatgataattgtatttttattatatattgtgtttcttgaagcaagaaaaaaaactactagaaaaaaatcttcctctATTAAATAACTAGATTATTTTCTGCTTCTGACTTTTCTAACTACATGGGATCCAAAGGTTAAGGTATCTCCATGAAACTTAAATAAGTCTttggtatttatattttcaaacataCTATAATGAGGAGTTACAGTCACATAATAAGTCCTGGGTCAAAATAATAacatcataaattatttttatttttttttaaagattttatttatttatttatttgacagagatagagacagccagcgagagagggaacacaagcagggggagtaggagaggaagaagcaggctcgtagcggaggagcctgatgtggggctcgatcccataacgccgggatcacgccctgagccgaaggcagatgcttaaccgctgtgccacccaggtgccccaacatcataaattatttttaaatgaagtttaaaaatgaccaaaattcCAAAATTCCTATTGCAAACTGAATTAAAGTTTAGCTTCAAATGCTTGGAGGCAGGATACCTGTGGTGGAGCTCCATTCCGTCCACAGTTTCCCCTGAAATACAGCTCTGCTTCACATTGTCacacaaaatatttatgtatccCGGTAAGGACAAAGGTAATCTATTTACACACACTATTTAAATTTTGTGCTGGTCAGAAATGTTCACCTGATCACTGCTTCTCAATTCGTGTGTAtacaaatcacctggggatctttttaaaatagagtttctggggcgcctggggtgctcagtcggttcaacctctaccttcggctcaggtcatgatcccagggtcctgggagggaggctacttctccctctccccctccccctgcttgtgttccctttcttggggcctctctgtcaaataaaatcttaaaaaataaaataagtcttcaGCCCACATGGATATTTTAAGCTTTGATCTCCTAGGTGAGGTCTTTCACCTTACCCTCCCCATCAGCCATGCTGATTATTTCCACCCCTGGTCATATAAATGTACTGTTCCTACATGCCAAAGTATTGCATTTACCACCCTGTCCTGTAACGatctaagcgtctgactctctaGGAGACTGAGGATAGAGACTGTTTACTCAGTTTTGTAACTGTAGTGTCAAGCAGGATGCCTCGGCGCGTGGCAGGTACTCTACAAACCTTTCTTGTATAAACAAATACCACATGGATGGATGATTGTTTACCACTCACTGTACAGttggatttttatcttttcatataacAAAATTTACAAAACTTTATTCACGGACAATGTGTTTGAAAGTCACATTCAAGTTGTAAAATAAGAGTATCGTTTAGTTCTGTTGAGCTAAACGACTGTAAGCTCCTCCAGGAGGGTGCACAAACAGTATCTCTGGCAGGGGCGGGACGGCAAACCACCGAGATGGACCTCACTCCTCCGGGGCGCCTAGACAGGGCCCGGAAATGCCCGGGAGGGGTAGGCACCGCAGGGAGTCGGTGACGCACTTCCGGCACGGTTTTTAGTACTTTTTGTCACGGGGCGAAGCGGTTTGTGGGTGGAATACCTGCGGGTGGGAGGAGTATCCGAGGGGGCCGGGCAGGGTGGGGCTCTGTTGGGGACTGGATAGTCGGGAGCCGCTGCTCTGGGGAGGTCCGATGAGTTCCGAGGCATTTTGCAGGGTTTGCTGTCTTGTCACCTGAAGGCAGAACTCCGGGAAAGTCAGCACGCGTCGGACGAAGATGAGTTCGAGCTTGACCGCAAGTCAAGTCACTGACGCTGAGGCAGGAGCCTGGATGGCAGCTGCGAGGTCCAGGGTCGCTGCGCCGTCTCTGCGTGATGGACTTTTGATAGTGAAAGTGGAGGAAGACTCACCCGGAGGTCAGGAGCCCGACCTGCCCGGGGACTGTGAGGATCCGGAAAAGTCGCGACAGCGCTTTAGGCGGTTCCGTTACCAGGAGGTGGCTGGACCCGAAGAGGCGCTAAGCCGGCTCAGGGAACTTTGTCGCTGGTGGCTGAAGCCCGAGATGCGCTCGAAGGAGCAGATCCTGGAGCTGCTGGTGCTGGAGCAGTTCCTGAGCATCCTGCCCCGGGAGCTCCAGGTCTGGGTGCG encodes the following:
- the ZNF394 gene encoding zinc finger protein 394 isoform X3; this translates as MSSSLTASQVTDAEAGAWMAAARSRVAAPSLRDGLLIVKVEEDSPGGQEPDLPGDCEDPEKSRQRFRRFRYQEVAGPEEALSRLRELCRWWLKPEMRSKEQILELLVLEQFLSILPRELQVWVRRHCPQSGEKAAAAVRAFQRALDGASPQVWKPERRTKNLFQSKKF
- the ZNF394 gene encoding zinc finger protein 394 isoform X2: MSSSLTASQVTDAEAGAWMAAARSRVAAPSLRDGLLIVKVEEDSPGGQEPDLPGDCEDPEKSRQRFRRFRYQEVAGPEEALSRLRELCRWWLKPEMRSKEQILELLVLEQFLSILPRELQVWVRRHCPQSGEKAAAAVRAFQRALDGASPQELVTVDNAAVSLTWEEWDRLDPDQRDFCRESALKGCRDTVSLVSPKRDSH